One Formosa agariphila KMM 3901 genomic window, AATATATGTTCTAACGAGTTTTTATTAAAAATATTAGACGCGTAATGCGTATAAGTCGTGGTAATAACTAAATCGAAACCTTTAAAATTAAGTTGGTTTAAAAAAGGAAGTAATTCTTCTTTAGGCGTTTCTATATCTAAAAAGACACAGTCTGGCTTTAATTTGTTTATGGCAGAAATTGATTCTAAAGGATTAGAGAACATGTCACAGATGTTAACCTCGGGACAAAAAAGTTCAATTTCCCATTTTAGGTTTGTAAGAGCATTAAATTCATAATCAATAAGAATTGCATTAATCATGGTAGTGTGGACAATTTTGAATAAAAGTAATGTATAATTAATAAGTTCCAGTTTGTCTTTTTATATGTTGTGTAAATCTTAGTGCCGATGGGAGTAATTAGATTGTAATTGGTAGAATGAGTATACAGCGTTTTTTAAAAAACTAGCAGTAAGATTGAATATCATATTTTAAATTTTTAACGAAGGGCCTTTTGTAATGTGAACAAAAAGTAAAAAGATAGCAGATTCCCTTTCCCGATTCTATTTCTTACATTAGCAAAAGATTATGGATCATAATAAGCGGTATGCATTTAATACAAGAAGAGGTGAATTTTAAAGCGGTAGTTCAGAATATTTATAAAGACGTTAAGGATATAGAAGATAAAGGAGAACTCGCTTCCTATATTCCAGAATTAGCGCGGATTGACTCTAAAAATTTTGGTGTGCACATTTCTACTATGGATCATTCTAATTTTGGAGTGGGTAACTGTTACGATAAATTCTCAATTCAAAGTATTGCCAAAGTATTGTCTTTAATTATGGCTTATAAAATTTTAGGTAAAAAAATATGGGAACGTGTCGATGTAGAGCCTTCAGGAAATGCGTTTAATTCACTTGTGCAGTTGGAAGCTGAAAATGGTATCCCTAGAAATCCGTTTATTAATGCTGGAGCATTAGTTATATCTGATATCTTATTGAGTGAACTGGAACATCCTAAAGAAGAATTTTTAGCATTTGTAAGAGATATTGCCAATCAGCCAGAAATAGACTATTCAAGTAAGATTGCTGCCTCAGAAAAGAAAGTTGGGTATAGAAATATCGCGTTATGTAACTATATTAAATCTTTAGGAAATATTAAAAATGAACCTGAAGATGTGTTAGATTTTTATTTTAATCTATGTTCTTTAGAAATGAACTGTATGGAACTGTCTCAATTATTTTTATTTCTAGCCAACAACGGTTGCAGAATTTCTGACCAACATCCTATATTAACAGAACAGCAATCTAAACGTATAAATGCACTCATGCAAACCTGTGGATTTTACGACGAATCTGGAGAATTTGCTTTTAGAGTGGGTTTGCCAGGAAAAAGTGGAGTTGGTGGCGGTATCGTTGCGGTACATCCCGATCGTTACGCTATTGCTGTGTGGAGTCCTAAACTGAATAAAAAAGGGAATTCTTATAAAGGCATGAAATTTCTAGAAGCTTTTACTACAGAATCTAAACAATCTATATTTTAATTTACACGTCTACATTACGTAAGTTCTCCAGTCTATATATTTAATTTAAGATCTAATACGCAATTCGTCTGTAATTTTATTTGTTTTTAAGCTTAAACAGTCATTATTAAGATAATTTTCATAGTTTCCTTTTGAATAGGAGTGTTTAAATTCGTACTTTTGGTTCACCAAATTGGTTAACCAATTTAATCTAAAAACAAATGAACAAAATTAAAAGTACGATTTCAATTTTAATTCTTTCAGTTTTATTTACAGTTCATGCTAACGCACAAGCAGGAAAGACAATTGTAAACAATGCGAAAGAATTAGACCAAGCCATTAAAGCTGCAAAACCAGGAGACCATTTAGTAATGGCTAACGGTGTATGGACAGACATTATTATTAAATTTAAAGGAGTAGGTACAGAAGCCCAGCCTATTGTTTTGGAAGCCGAAACACCAGGTAAAGTATTTATTGAAGGACAATCTAGACTTAGATTATCTGGAGAATATTTAGAAGTTTCTGGATTATACTTCAGAAATGGGTTTACACCTAAAAGCACCATTATCGATTTTAGAACCGATAACGAAAGTGTAGCAAACCACAGTAAAATTACTAACTGTGTTATCGAAGGATTTACTCAACCAGATCGTGAAGAGAAAGATAACTGGGTTCAATTCTACGGAAGACATAACGAATTAAGTAATTGTTACATTGCTGGTAAATCTAACCCTGGACCAACATTAAGAATATACTTAAACGGTAACGAAAACATTAATAATCACCATAAAATTATAAATAACTATTTTGGTGAAAGACCAAGAGCTGGAGGACCTCACGGAGAAACTATACAGTTAGGAGATAGTTATACGTCTATGACGCCTTCATACACTCAGGTGTCAAATAATCTATTTGAAAGATGTAATGGTGAAGTAGAGATAATTTCTAGTAAATCTAACTTTAACGAATTTACAAATAACATCTTTTTTGAAAGTGAAGGTTCTTTAGTGTTACGTCACGGAAACTATGCAAAAGTAGATGGAAATGTATTTATCGGAAATGAAAACTCTACAGCAATTGGTGGTGTTCGTGTTGTAAATACAGGACACTGGGTAACAAATAACTATTTCTACAAAATTATTGGTAGCGATTTTAGAAGTGCCATTGCAGTGATGAACGGAATACCTAAATCACCTTTAAACCGTTACAACCAAGTTACAGATGTTGTCATTGCTTATAACTCATTTATCGATTGTATCTCACCTTTACAATTTAGTGTAGGAAACAATTCTGATAAAAGTGATGTACTTCCTGCAACCGAATTACGTTCTGCAAGACCAACGCGTACTATTGTTGCAAACAACTTAATTTATAATCACGATGTAAATGAGACTAAGCCAATTTTTGCTTACGATGAGGTTGATGGTGTAAGTTTTTACAATAACATTTTAAATACTAATGATGTAAGTGGTATTGATACTAATGGCGGTTTAACACAAGAAGATTTTACAGTAAACAAAGTAACTGATTGGTTTTATACGCCTTCAAAATCATTTTCTGATGTATATAACGGATTCGATTTCGAACAAATATCTAAAGATCTTGTAGGAAACGACAGAACAGATAATAGTGCTATAGGTGCAGTAACATTCCCTTTTGATGATAAAGGTAAAGTTGAAATCAATAAATCACAATACGGACCAAAATGGTTAGACCGTAGCGGTAAGAAAGCAAAGTCTAAAACTATTAAAGTAACATCTGCAGAAGCGCTAGCTAAAGCAGTAAAAGAGGCTAATTCTGGAGATGTTTTAGAATTAAAATCAGGAACATTTAAAGTGTCTGAAACTATGAAAATAGACAAAGACATTACAATTAAATCTGCTGGAAAGAAAAAAGTTAAGATTGTATATAGTGGTGCTGCAAATACAGCGTTATTCCAAATGTTACCTAAAGGAAACTTAAATTTAGATAATGTCGCTATCGAAGGATCTAAAACTCAAGATGCATTCGCAACCTTAGAGAAAAACATGTCGACTGTTTATAAGTTGAAAATTAACAACAGTGAAGTATCTAAATTCTCTAGTGTTTTAAGAACGTATAAAGGATCTTTAGCCGATTCTCTTGTCGTTTCAAATTCAACTATTAAAGATTGTACAAACGGTATTCTATTAGCAGGAGAAGATGACGATAAAGGAGATTACAGTGCAGAATTTGTAACGATTGAAAATTCAACTTTCGATAATGTAGACCAAAACGTCCTAAACTACTATAGAGGTGGTTACGACGAGTCTAGTATTGGTGGTACTTTAGTACTAAGAAACAATACATTTAAAAACAGTGGATCTAAAGAGGAAAGTAAAATATTATTACAAACTCGTGGAATCGTAAACATCGATTTTAATGGAAATACGTTTAAAGACAATGCGGTTTCTTACATTATAGTGCTTTGGGGAGAAAAAGGACAAGTGTCTGTAAACAATACTATTGATAACTCTGGTGAAGTTAAAACAGAGCAAAATCTAAAAATGAAATTGATGTACTAATTGCTTTAGTAAATCATTTTTCACTTTTAATATCAAAGAGCTTACGATAATCGTAAGCTCTTTTTTTGTTTAGTATAAATATGATTTAATTTTTATAAGGGTTATAGATGTAGAGATACTTTTTGATGGATTCTCGACTCCGCTCGAATACCTTATTCTTAATAGTATGCTGATTGAATTTCAATGGTTAACCTTCTAACATTTCTTCGGAATTAGGTTTAGTAAAGAGCCTTTATATCCAGTGTGAGTAAGCGAAGTCGAGAACAACTATCACCTTCACATAATTTATTTATTTAAATACATATTTTCAATCAAGAAATTTAAACTAAAAGTTATAAAATAAAAGTGGCTTTGATTTATCAAAGCCACTTTCTTAAATACAAGACAGAAATTGAAAACTGAAAAAATCTATTTCATCTTGTTTAATGTAAAATATATTGATATTGCAAAATGCACATGTATTTTCTATCTGTTTCTTTATAAGTTGTGTTCGAGAAAATAGGACGATTTTGAACATCTAAACTTATTTTAGAGTAATGATCTTTTAAATACCAGCTTACACCTAAATTTCCAATAACCATATTTTCTTTTAAAGCATCAAAATTACTTGTTTGTATTACGGCATAAGGTTCCAATTGACCCCAGTTGGTTTGGGTTCCCATTTTATTAAAAAGCACACCAAAATGTGCATATACACTTTCACCAGATCCCATAAATGGAAAATAATTTCCACTACCATTTAAATTATCATAACCGTTATCCATGCCATAAGCAGGATTATTTACACCTATATTTCTTAAATAATTTGGCCCAAAATCATAATTAAAATACCCTATGTAAGCACTTGTTGCTGCCACAAATGCTGAGGTTACAGGATGGTCCCAATAGAGGTCTGCCGACCATAAATTCATATCGTGATAGTTTGTTGAGGTATTTTCAATAGAATACAACGCATCATGCTGATATTTTGCTCCTACACCTAGGGACAATATTTTTTTAGCTCCCAAATAAGTTCCTCTAAAATTTGGTCCGCGGTTATTTTCTTTTTCAAGAAAATCGTATTTTATGTAGGTCGCGTATTGTAGGTTATTAAATTCATCTGTAAATTGAGAAGCACCTGGTTTAGGTTCTGCTGGATGTGCTCCTGTATAAGAAAAACTAAACGGATGTATAAATACCATGCGGTAGTTTAGTTTACCAATATCACCTAAAAACACTAAACTTAATTCACGAGTTAAGTCGTCTGTGTAATTTAAATTCGGAAGTGCAATTAACGGCAAATCGGTTTGCATCATTGTCGATGTCGATGTGGCTGTATAACGAGACAATCCATCGTAAGTCGATTTCCCAAACGCTACTGCAAATGGTTTCGATATATTGTAGGTTGCGTATAAATCTAGAATTTTTAAAAATGGAAAAGTCTTACCCTTTGCATTAAAATTATTTTCTCCGAGACCAAAATTTAATTTTACTTTTTTTCCAAAAGTAAATGCCGTACCTAATCTTAAACGTCTTACAGACATTCCTACATCGCTAGTTTTAACTTCACCAGCTTCGTTGGTGCTTCCAGGATTCCACTGTGCGTATTGAATCCAAGGTTGTATGTAGCCACCAACTTTCATCTTAATCTTTGGATTTTTAAATAATGTATATTCAAAGCGTTCCTTGTTTGCTTTAGCTGTTTCAGCATCTTTAGTTTGACTGTAAATAAGCGATGGAAAAAATAAAATTTCAAACAAAAATAATGTAGCCCATTTTACCACATTATTAGGGTATACAGTGTTGTTCGATTTATAAAAATCGAGTTTAAGATTAAACATTATTAAGAGATTCTATAGAAATTAAAAATTAAATTAATTTCTGTTTTTCAGTTTTACTCTGTAAAAGTCCAACTTAAAAGTTGTTGATACAATGATATATGTCATGTTTATTAATTCTGTTTTTCGTAACTTTATTGAGTTGTAAAAAAATTAATACATGAAAAAGTTGTTTAAAATCTTGGTGCCTTTTGACTTTTCTGAAACAGCTAATAATGCACTCAATTATGCGAAGAATTTTGTTGCGAACGATAGTGATACAGAAATTATATTAGTCTATGTAAATGAAGTTGAAGACGAAACTGCAGCAGAAAAATTAGAAGCTGTAAGAGCAGAAGCTCATGAAAGTTGTGCAAGTAATGTAAGCGCTATTGTAAAAAAAGGGTTGCTTCAAACGTCTTTATTAGAAGTAGAGAAGGCCGAACAAGTAGATCTTATTTTTATGGGAACAAGCCTAGTTAATAATAAAAAATTAAATACAAACACATCTTCTTTTGTGCTTGTAGCAGATTGTCCTGTTATTGTAATTCCTAAAGATTATGAAAACTTTAAAATACAAAAAATAGCCTTAGTTATAGGTGAAGATTTAATTCACGATAGTAAACTATTAGAAGTATTATTACAAGTTGCTAGACGATTTAAAGCTAAAGTAGATGTGCTTACAGTTAAGCAAGGCGTGGCAGAATATGGTTATACCATTGTAGACGAAAAGAATGAAAATGCGATAATGTATTATCTAGAAAACTTTTATTCGCATCACCATTTTGTCGATGGTCCAGATATTCCAACAAGTATTTTTAAATATGCTGAAGAAAAAAATATAGACCTAATTAGTATCTTACCACGTAACCATACTAAAGGAAAAACATCATCTGAAGGCGCTTTAACTAAAGCGTTATCTGAAGTTTCTAAAACACCATTATTGGTTATAGATTAAATGTTATAAAATTGGTGCTTAGCATCAATGTATTTATATAAAAGAGAAAGACCGTTAGTTTAGACGGTCTTTCTCTTTATATACTAGAATTTTTTTTAAAAAAAATATTTATAATTTATGAGGATGTTTTTTAAAGATTTAAAGTTTTTCTACACAAAAAAATATGTGATGCTTTAATATGAATGAGAATATTTAGTTATTTATTAAATTTCATTAATTAGTCGTATTTCAGAAATGATTCTCGTCCTCAAAATAGTTTCAGATTGTAACATATAATAGTAAATTAGCATTTTATTGAAAGCATAGCAAATAATTAACTGTGCTGCTTTCTTATAAATCGTAAACGAGAACAATCAATGAGTAAGATAACAGATGTAGATGCCAATATAAAATTAGAGACTTATTTTCAAAGTTTTAAAGAAGGTGTCATTGGAGATAATTACACTTTTAAAAGCAGAGTCGGGAATCAGCAATTATTATATGCAGATTGGATTGCAAGTGGTCGCTTATATGCCCCAATTGAAACGATCATGCAAGAACAGATTGGACCAATGGTTGCCAATACGCATTCGTTTTCTAGTGAAACAGGAAAAGCTTCAACCTACGCATATAAACATGCTCGTGCTATTATAAAAGAACATGTAAATGCCAACGAAGACGATGTGTTAGTCACTGCAAATACAGGAATGACAGGTGTTTTATCTCACTTACAACGTGTAATGGGATTGCGTTTTCCAGATGCAAAACAGAAAAAAGCACAATTATCTGAAAATGATCGTCCGGTGGTTTTTATCTCTCATATGGAGCACCATTCTAATCATGTGCCTTGGCATGAAACCATTGCTGATGTTGTTATTTTAAAATGTAACGATCAAAAATTAATTTGTCCAGAAACATTAGAAAAAGCATTACTTCAGTATAAAGATAGAACAACCAAGATAGGGTCATTTACAGCTTGTTCTAACGTTACAGGTATTATTACACCATTTTACGATTTAGCTAAAATCATGCATAAACATGGTGGATATTGTTTTGTCGATTTTGCAGCTTCTGCTCCTTATGTCGATGTCGATATGCACCCCGTAGATGTAGAGGCGCGTTTAGATGCTATTTTCTTTTCTCCGCATAAATTTTTAGGAGGCCCTGGAACTTGTGGTGTTTTAGTTTTTAATAAAGTATTATATACGGCTAACTGTCCAGATGTTCCTGGTGGTGGAAATGTTCAATGGACTAACCCTTGGGGAGAATATGCTTATTTTAAAGATATTGAAGTGCGTGAAGATGGTGGAACTCCAGGGTTTTTACAAGTTATGCGTACAGCTTTAGCGATGCGTTTAAAAGATAAAATGGATACCGAAAAAATAGCTGCTCGAGAAGAAGAATTATTAGCGTATTGCTTCGAGAGATTGAATAAAATTCCAAATTTATTTATTTTAGGATCTACAGAAGTAAAACGTATTGGTTGTGTGTCCTTCGGAATTAAGAATGTACATTACAATTTAATTGTTAGATTGTTAAACGACCGTTTCGGAATTCAAGTACGTGGTGGTTGGTCTTGTGCTAGTACGTATGGACATTATTTATTCGATTATGATGAGAATAAATCTTTAGAAATGGTTGAAGATTTAAACTCTAAAAATTTAACAAATAAACCGGGTTGGGTTCGTTTATCATTGCATCCTATTACGTCTAATAAAGAGTTAGAATTTATTTGTGATGCCATAGAACAAGTCGCAGAAAACCATGAAGCTTGGAGTAAAGATTATATTTATAATAAAATGAATAATGAATTTGAAGATTCTAGTAAAGATGTAGAAATTATTCAAAAAGTTCAAGATTGGTTTAAAATATAATCAGAACATATAACTTCAATTTAAAATTGAAGAACATAATACTAAAACTTCATCTCTATCATCTAGATGAAGTTTTTTTATTTAGAATAAAATGGAAACCTTAAAATAAAAGTTGATTAGAGCGAATTAAAAAACTTTAGTTGATATAAATTTGTATTCAAAATTATAATGTATGAAATTTAAAATAGATCGCTTTATTCTTGCGATTATAGCAACTATAATATTTGCGTATTTTTTCCCACAATGGGGAATAGAAGGGAGCCCTTTTCCTATTTCAACAGTAAGTTCTATAGGATTCTTTTTAATTTTTTTCTTCTACGGATTAAAACTGAGTCCGAAACAAATTAAGTCTGGATTATACAATTGGAAACTACACGTTCTGGTGCAGTTGTCTACATTTTTATTGTTTCCGCTATTAATTTTAATGTTTTATCCTTTTGTCCAAACAGAGGAACAACATAGTTTTTGGTTAGCACTCTTGTTTATGGCTGCTTTACCGTCTACAGTTTCGTCGTCTGTTGTTATGGTATCTGTAGCTCGAGGAAATGTACCTGCGGCTATTTTTAATGCAAGTATATCTGGAATTATTGGTATTTTAATTACGCCACTTTGGGTTGGTTTATTTATAGAAAAAGCAGGAGCAGATTTCGATTATGGTTCTATATACATGAATTTGATTCTCGGAATTATTTTACCTGTAATTTTAGGACTTATGCTACAGAAGTACGGTCATGAACTAGCCATGAAATACAGTAAACAACTAACGCTTTTCGATAAATCTGTAATTCTGCTTATCATTTATAAAAGCTTCTCTGACTCCTTTTATAATAATATTTTTATTGATATTAATTGGTTTGATTTGGCACTGCTTTTTGGTATTGTAATTCTTATCTTTTTTATTGTTTTCTATATCATCGGACTTATTGCAACCAAATTAAAATTTAGTGTAGAAGATAAAATTACAGCACAATTTTGTGGAACTAAAAAGTCGTTAGTTCATGGAACAATATTTTATAAAATCTTATTCAAAAATGTCGCAGCATCGAGCGTAATTTTATTGCCTTTAATGGTTTTTCATGCTTCACAAATATTTATTATCAGCATTATAGCTTCAAAATTAGCAAGACGTGAAGAACATATAATTCAATAAAATTTAACTGATTTTAAGACCTGTTTTGTTGTTGAACAATTTAACTTTTTGCATCTTTATAAATAACAAAAAGTCTGTTTTTATTAATGTTTAAATAAGAAGATCATGTATACATTTCAGCAACAATTACAACACATACAAGACGGAAAAGGTTTTATAGCAGCCTTAGATCAAAGCGGAGGAAGTACACCTAAGGCACTTTTGGGATATGGTATAGACGAGAGTCAATATAAAGACGAAACCGAAATGTTTCAATTAATTCATGAGATGCGTACCAGAGTCATTTCAAATAAAAATTTCACCGAAGATAAAATTCTAGGAGTGATTCTTTTTGAGAATACTATGAAAGGTACAATCGATACAAAACCGGTTCCAACGTATTTGTTAGAAAAAAACATTGTACCTTTTTTAAAGGTCGATAAAGGCTTAGAAGATTTAAACCATGGTGTTAAATTGATGAAGCCAATACCAAATCTTGAAGCTAGATTATTAGAAGCTAAAAAACTTGGTGTTTTTGGTACTAAAATGCGTTCTGTTATTTATGAAAATAATCCGAAAGGCATTGCTGAAATTGTTAAACAACAGTTTGCTGTAGGATTAGAGATTCTTGCTTGTGGTTTAATTCCAATTTTAGAGCCAGAAGTAGATATTCACGCTAAGGAAAAATCTGAAATTGAAGCGGTATTAAAGAAAAATATCCGATTAGAATTGGATAAATTAAAAGGGAATCAATCTATAATTTTAAAACTTACATTACCATCGGTACCAGATTTTTATAAAGATTTGGTAAATCATTCAAAAGTAATTCGAGTATTTGCGCTTTCTGGAGGTTACGATATTGAAACTGCAAATAGCTTATTGGCTAAAAATAAAGGTGTGGTAGCAAGTTTTTCTAGAGCTCTTTTAAATAATTTAAAAGAACAACAAAGCGA contains:
- a CDS encoding universal stress protein is translated as MKKLFKILVPFDFSETANNALNYAKNFVANDSDTEIILVYVNEVEDETAAEKLEAVRAEAHESCASNVSAIVKKGLLQTSLLEVEKAEQVDLIFMGTSLVNNKKLNTNTSSFVLVADCPVIVIPKDYENFKIQKIALVIGEDLIHDSKLLEVLLQVARRFKAKVDVLTVKQGVAEYGYTIVDEKNENAIMYYLENFYSHHHFVDGPDIPTSIFKYAEEKNIDLISILPRNHTKGKTSSEGALTKALSEVSKTPLLVID
- a CDS encoding fructose bisphosphate aldolase, translating into MYTFQQQLQHIQDGKGFIAALDQSGGSTPKALLGYGIDESQYKDETEMFQLIHEMRTRVISNKNFTEDKILGVILFENTMKGTIDTKPVPTYLLEKNIVPFLKVDKGLEDLNHGVKLMKPIPNLEARLLEAKKLGVFGTKMRSVIYENNPKGIAEIVKQQFAVGLEILACGLIPILEPEVDIHAKEKSEIEAVLKKNIRLELDKLKGNQSIILKLTLPSVPDFYKDLVNHSKVIRVFALSGGYDIETANSLLAKNKGVVASFSRALLNNLKEQQSDDEFSSTLEDAIDSIYNASIT
- a CDS encoding aminotransferase class V-fold PLP-dependent enzyme; its protein translation is MSKITDVDANIKLETYFQSFKEGVIGDNYTFKSRVGNQQLLYADWIASGRLYAPIETIMQEQIGPMVANTHSFSSETGKASTYAYKHARAIIKEHVNANEDDVLVTANTGMTGVLSHLQRVMGLRFPDAKQKKAQLSENDRPVVFISHMEHHSNHVPWHETIADVVILKCNDQKLICPETLEKALLQYKDRTTKIGSFTACSNVTGIITPFYDLAKIMHKHGGYCFVDFAASAPYVDVDMHPVDVEARLDAIFFSPHKFLGGPGTCGVLVFNKVLYTANCPDVPGGGNVQWTNPWGEYAYFKDIEVREDGGTPGFLQVMRTALAMRLKDKMDTEKIAAREEELLAYCFERLNKIPNLFILGSTEVKRIGCVSFGIKNVHYNLIVRLLNDRFGIQVRGGWSCASTYGHYLFDYDENKSLEMVEDLNSKNLTNKPGWVRLSLHPITSNKELEFICDAIEQVAENHEAWSKDYIYNKMNNEFEDSSKDVEIIQKVQDWFKI
- a CDS encoding glutaminase, which translates into the protein MHLIQEEVNFKAVVQNIYKDVKDIEDKGELASYIPELARIDSKNFGVHISTMDHSNFGVGNCYDKFSIQSIAKVLSLIMAYKILGKKIWERVDVEPSGNAFNSLVQLEAENGIPRNPFINAGALVISDILLSELEHPKEEFLAFVRDIANQPEIDYSSKIAASEKKVGYRNIALCNYIKSLGNIKNEPEDVLDFYFNLCSLEMNCMELSQLFLFLANNGCRISDQHPILTEQQSKRINALMQTCGFYDESGEFAFRVGLPGKSGVGGGIVAVHPDRYAIAVWSPKLNKKGNSYKGMKFLEAFTTESKQSIF
- a CDS encoding chondroitinase-B domain-containing protein; translation: MNKIKSTISILILSVLFTVHANAQAGKTIVNNAKELDQAIKAAKPGDHLVMANGVWTDIIIKFKGVGTEAQPIVLEAETPGKVFIEGQSRLRLSGEYLEVSGLYFRNGFTPKSTIIDFRTDNESVANHSKITNCVIEGFTQPDREEKDNWVQFYGRHNELSNCYIAGKSNPGPTLRIYLNGNENINNHHKIINNYFGERPRAGGPHGETIQLGDSYTSMTPSYTQVSNNLFERCNGEVEIISSKSNFNEFTNNIFFESEGSLVLRHGNYAKVDGNVFIGNENSTAIGGVRVVNTGHWVTNNYFYKIIGSDFRSAIAVMNGIPKSPLNRYNQVTDVVIAYNSFIDCISPLQFSVGNNSDKSDVLPATELRSARPTRTIVANNLIYNHDVNETKPIFAYDEVDGVSFYNNILNTNDVSGIDTNGGLTQEDFTVNKVTDWFYTPSKSFSDVYNGFDFEQISKDLVGNDRTDNSAIGAVTFPFDDKGKVEINKSQYGPKWLDRSGKKAKSKTIKVTSAEALAKAVKEANSGDVLELKSGTFKVSETMKIDKDITIKSAGKKKVKIVYSGAANTALFQMLPKGNLNLDNVAIEGSKTQDAFATLEKNMSTVYKLKINNSEVSKFSSVLRTYKGSLADSLVVSNSTIKDCTNGILLAGEDDDKGDYSAEFVTIENSTFDNVDQNVLNYYRGGYDESSIGGTLVLRNNTFKNSGSKEESKILLQTRGIVNIDFNGNTFKDNAVSYIIVLWGEKGQVSVNNTIDNSGEVKTEQNLKMKLMY
- a CDS encoding bile acid:sodium symporter family protein, producing MKFKIDRFILAIIATIIFAYFFPQWGIEGSPFPISTVSSIGFFLIFFFYGLKLSPKQIKSGLYNWKLHVLVQLSTFLLFPLLILMFYPFVQTEEQHSFWLALLFMAALPSTVSSSVVMVSVARGNVPAAIFNASISGIIGILITPLWVGLFIEKAGADFDYGSIYMNLILGIILPVILGLMLQKYGHELAMKYSKQLTLFDKSVILLIIYKSFSDSFYNNIFIDINWFDLALLFGIVILIFFIVFYIIGLIATKLKFSVEDKITAQFCGTKKSLVHGTIFYKILFKNVAASSVILLPLMVFHASQIFIISIIASKLARREEHIIQ
- a CDS encoding LytR/AlgR family response regulator transcription factor yields the protein MINAILIDYEFNALTNLKWEIELFCPEVNICDMFSNPLESISAINKLKPDCVFLDIETPKEELLPFLNQLNFKGFDLVITTTYTHYASNIFNKNSLEHILKPIDSDEFIKVIGKIKKHKNDKNLGHTLQQTIIHLLQQK